The proteins below come from a single Acidovorax sp. NCPPB 4044 genomic window:
- a CDS encoding C40 family peptidase yields MSRWFCLLLLVCATAHSAPNNNATTPASDELDRFLIDRHHVLSQLREVRTTVQDRTGDLISTAMGFLGVPYRRGGNDADTGFDCSGFIRAIYGQTIGLALPRRANEQAAATETIDKKDLKAGDLVFFNTMRRAYSHVGLYLGEGKFIHAPRSGAEVRVEDMSASYWQRRFNGARRVLNEDEGNLPSASAQNPVN; encoded by the coding sequence ATGTCACGTTGGTTTTGCCTTTTGTTACTTGTTTGCGCTACCGCCCACAGCGCTCCGAACAACAACGCTACCACCCCCGCCTCGGATGAGCTGGACCGGTTCTTGATAGACCGCCACCATGTGCTCAGCCAGTTGCGCGAGGTGCGGACGACCGTGCAGGACCGCACGGGAGACCTTATTTCCACCGCCATGGGCTTCCTGGGTGTGCCCTACCGCCGCGGTGGCAACGATGCCGACACGGGATTCGATTGCAGCGGTTTCATCCGCGCCATCTACGGCCAGACCATCGGCCTGGCCCTGCCCCGGCGCGCCAATGAGCAGGCTGCAGCCACCGAGACGATCGACAAGAAAGATCTCAAGGCCGGCGACCTCGTCTTCTTCAACACCATGCGCCGCGCCTACAGCCACGTGGGCCTGTACCTCGGCGAAGGCAAGTTCATCCATGCCCCCCGCAGCGGCGCCGAAGTCCGCGTGGAAGACATGAGTGCCTCGTACTGGCAACGCCGGTTCAACGGCGCCCGCCGTGTCCTGAACGAAGACGAAGGCAACCTGCCCTCGGCTTCGGCC
- a CDS encoding isochorismatase family protein codes for MLLDAEESQLVLVDYQERLMPAIADGDAVLANARRLAQAARLLDVPVWGTEQNPSRLGPNDAALRAACRRTLAKMQFGAVEEGLGEWLRPAPRPAQGGNARSLPRHLQKPAQPAAPERPAIVLAGCEAHVCLLQTALQLIEDEFDVWVVTDACGSRTDRNRDAAFDRLAGAGAELVTTEMVVFEWARTAEHPDFKELLALVK; via the coding sequence ATGTTGCTTGACGCCGAAGAATCCCAACTCGTTCTCGTGGACTACCAGGAGCGGCTGATGCCGGCCATCGCCGATGGCGATGCCGTGCTGGCCAACGCGCGGCGCCTGGCACAGGCCGCCCGGTTGCTGGACGTGCCCGTCTGGGGCACCGAGCAGAACCCCTCGCGCCTGGGCCCCAATGATGCGGCGCTGCGTGCCGCCTGCCGCCGCACGCTCGCCAAGATGCAGTTCGGCGCGGTCGAGGAGGGGCTGGGCGAGTGGTTGCGCCCCGCGCCGCGGCCCGCCCAGGGCGGCAACGCGCGCAGCCTGCCGCGCCACCTGCAAAAGCCCGCCCAGCCCGCGGCGCCCGAGCGGCCGGCCATCGTGCTGGCCGGCTGCGAGGCCCACGTCTGCCTGCTGCAGACCGCCTTGCAGCTCATCGAGGACGAATTCGACGTGTGGGTGGTGACCGACGCCTGCGGCTCGCGCACCGACCGCAACCGCGACGCCGCCTTCGACCGCCTGGCCGGCGCCGGCGCGGAACTGGTCACCACCGAGATGGTGGTGTTCGAATGGGCGCGCACCGCCGAGCACCCCGATTTCAAGGAACTGCTGGCCCTGGTGAAGTGA
- a CDS encoding propionate--CoA ligase: MPRYADFHRRSLDERDAFWSEQARLIDWQTPPAHICEYDRPPFARWFSGGTTNLCHNAVDRHLAQRADQPALIAISSETDTERTYTFAELHAEVQRMAAVLRTLGVECGDRVLIYMPMVAEAAFAMLACARIGALHSVVFGGFAAGALASRIDDAGPVAVVSADAGSRGGKVVPYKPLLDEALRLAAHPPRAVLLVDRGLAPLPLAPGRDHDWATLREQHRDAQVPCEWLDAAHPSYTLYTSGTTGRPKGVQRDTGGYAVALAASMRHIFGVEAGGADPGQGGAGAGPGVFFATSDIGWVVGHSYIVYGPLIAGMATVMYEGLPTRPDAGVWWRIVERHRVTHMFSAPTAVRVLKKQDPEWLRRSDLSSLKALWLAGEPLDAPTAQWIGDALGVPIVDNYWQTETGWPILTLANGVEPQAARPGSPGKAMYGYDVKLLDQATGEELTAPNQKGVLAIEGPLPPGCMQTVWRDDERFVQTYWKSIPGRLVYSTFDWGIRDEDGYYFILGRTDDVINVAGHRLGTREIEESIAAHPQVAEVAVVGVADALKGQVAMAFAVARDPAAVADEAGRRRLEGEVMQLVDRRLGAVARPSRVLFVSLLPKTRSGKLLRRALQAVAERRDPGDLTTMEDPSALQQVKDLLGTAP; this comes from the coding sequence ATGCCCCGCTACGCCGACTTCCACCGCCGCTCGCTCGATGAGCGCGACGCCTTCTGGTCCGAACAGGCCCGCCTCATCGACTGGCAGACGCCGCCCGCGCACATCTGCGAATACGACCGGCCGCCCTTCGCGCGCTGGTTCTCGGGCGGCACGACCAACCTCTGCCACAACGCGGTGGACCGGCACCTCGCGCAGCGCGCCGACCAGCCCGCGCTGATCGCGATCTCGTCCGAGACCGATACCGAGCGCACCTACACCTTCGCCGAGCTGCATGCCGAGGTCCAGCGCATGGCCGCCGTGCTGCGCACGCTGGGCGTGGAGTGCGGCGACCGCGTGCTGATCTACATGCCGATGGTGGCCGAGGCCGCCTTCGCGATGCTGGCCTGCGCGCGCATCGGCGCGCTGCATTCGGTGGTGTTCGGCGGGTTCGCCGCCGGTGCGCTGGCCTCGCGCATCGACGATGCCGGGCCCGTGGCGGTGGTGAGTGCCGACGCGGGTTCGCGCGGAGGCAAGGTCGTGCCCTACAAGCCCCTGCTGGACGAGGCGCTGCGCCTCGCGGCGCACCCGCCGCGCGCCGTGCTGCTGGTGGACCGGGGCCTGGCGCCCCTGCCGCTCGCGCCCGGCCGCGACCACGACTGGGCCACCCTGCGCGAGCAGCACCGCGATGCCCAGGTGCCCTGCGAATGGCTGGACGCCGCGCACCCGAGCTACACGCTCTACACCAGCGGCACCACGGGCCGGCCCAAGGGCGTGCAGCGCGACACGGGCGGCTATGCGGTGGCGCTGGCGGCCAGCATGCGGCACATCTTCGGGGTGGAGGCCGGCGGTGCGGACCCGGGGCAGGGCGGCGCCGGGGCCGGCCCGGGCGTGTTCTTCGCCACCAGCGACATCGGCTGGGTGGTGGGCCACAGCTACATCGTCTACGGCCCGCTGATCGCGGGCATGGCAACGGTGATGTACGAGGGCCTGCCGACCCGCCCCGACGCGGGCGTGTGGTGGCGCATCGTGGAGCGCCACCGCGTCACGCACATGTTCTCCGCGCCCACGGCGGTGCGGGTGCTGAAGAAGCAGGACCCCGAGTGGCTGCGCCGCTCCGACCTCTCCAGCCTGAAGGCGCTGTGGCTCGCGGGCGAGCCCCTCGATGCGCCCACGGCGCAGTGGATCGGCGATGCGCTGGGCGTGCCCATCGTGGACAACTACTGGCAGACCGAGACGGGCTGGCCCATCCTCACGCTCGCCAACGGCGTGGAGCCCCAGGCCGCGCGGCCCGGCAGCCCCGGCAAGGCGATGTACGGCTACGACGTGAAACTGCTCGACCAGGCCACGGGCGAGGAGCTTACGGCCCCGAACCAGAAGGGCGTGCTCGCCATCGAGGGGCCGTTGCCGCCGGGCTGCATGCAGACCGTGTGGCGCGACGACGAGCGCTTCGTGCAGACCTACTGGAAGAGCATCCCGGGCCGCCTCGTCTACAGCACGTTCGACTGGGGCATCCGCGACGAGGACGGCTACTACTTCATCCTGGGCCGCACCGACGACGTGATCAACGTGGCCGGCCACCGCCTGGGCACGCGCGAAATCGAGGAGAGCATCGCCGCCCACCCGCAGGTGGCCGAGGTGGCGGTCGTGGGCGTGGCCGATGCGCTCAAGGGCCAGGTGGCGATGGCCTTCGCGGTGGCGCGCGACCCCGCGGCCGTGGCCGACGAGGCCGGCCGCCGCCGGCTCGAAGGCGAGGTGATGCAGCTCGTCGACCGGCGCCTGGGCGCCGTGGCGCGCCCCTCGCGCGTGCTGTTCGTCTCGCTGCTGCCCAAGACCCGCAGCGGCAAGCTGCTGCGCCGCGCGCTGCAGGCCGTGGCCGAGCGCCGCGACCCGGGCGATCTCACGACGATGGAAGACCCGTCGGCGCTGCAGCAGGTGAAGGACCTGCTGGGCACGGCGCCCTGA
- a CDS encoding EAL domain-containing protein yields MPIDTGVPPVWAAMALVAALAALPARWLGAAAPSRRALPVLWGLASGIAACLPLAPGLWADAVPTAVAGLCFGPLAAAVSALVAALGAAALAPAAAGTGAGLAATAAALGCAWGVLRRSRRPLAAWLALAGLAATLLPALFLWTGEPPGPALACLLVLGGGAQLVLARAAATEALRRQQAELRAMLDATGGGRWEWNVPERRARHQGRFYDAFGTPEAEASAAAGAARGLPPATSAMQRWAERRHPDDAERIAAHLQRAVEGHEDSFTAEYRMRDNQGRWRWVMSRGQVAERDAQGRVVRLVGVHLDATSLHEVQDAARLSAEQHSIVYQMLPDAAAITRTEDGRYLDVNPAFTELFGVARGEAVGRTSMELGIWASSQERERMVALLRQHGQVDKIRMLARRGTRPIPGLFSARTVRIGAEDCLVSVFQDISETERAHDRLATAHNLLVQAGRMARLGAWEHVRDQGLVYWSEVCFDMHGVPRDTPLPRPGEYIEHFVAQPFRESLRALFRHGHEHAVEWDTEVQILRRDDGRAVWVRVRAEPVMDGGRVTGMRGVMQDIDESRRAAERLNQSEDRFTRIFELMPYPVVLSRRDDGAYLAVNTAWEALMGVPRAQALGRTAVELGLLSSEGRSELLASMGDRTVHDALEISVQTRSGGTRTLLQSVQATELNGVPVWLFSAHDITERKRDEDRIREREAVLSLTLSAASLGLWDWDLATGLVSGDARWRELQGLPPAHGGAPAGVHWTSGMAPSDIDNVTAELERHVAQPATHFDATWHVATGPRAPADAPAGAGAASPTGAPAGRWVRNLGKIVAHDERGRPARMLGVAIDVTSQRVQEDLLHQLAHFDALTGLPNRVQLARRLEQSMAQAGARERLLGVAYLDLDGFKPVNDRLGHSAGDRLLVIVAGRLTRALRPVDCVARLGGDEFVILLPDLRSRTEAEHLLERLMESLSAPYTLGTERVTVTASVGYTLYPEDGADADTLLRHADHAMYGAKQGGRNRVQAFDAAQERDREARHAQAEQMRQALEQGQFTLYLQPKVDMRAGTVVGAEALARWNHPERGVLSPGAFLPLIESAELEAAFGEWVVDAALERIAALRGAGLELPVSVNISARHLQQEGFAGWLAGRIAQHPGMPPRLLDLEITESAALYDIEHVAPQLWQLRELGVTVSLDDFGTGYSSLSYLRRLPMDTLKLDQSFVHGMMIDRGDFAIVQGVIGLAHSFDYSIVAEGVETEEQGLTLLRLGCTLAQGYFISRPMPAESFPEWAAQWQAPRAWRTVDAG; encoded by the coding sequence ATGCCGATTGACACCGGCGTTCCTCCGGTCTGGGCTGCCATGGCGCTCGTGGCGGCGCTGGCCGCCCTGCCCGCGCGGTGGCTCGGCGCCGCGGCGCCTTCCCGCCGCGCGCTGCCCGTGCTCTGGGGCCTGGCGTCGGGGATCGCGGCCTGCTTGCCGCTGGCCCCCGGCCTCTGGGCCGATGCCGTGCCCACGGCCGTCGCCGGGCTGTGCTTCGGCCCGCTGGCCGCCGCCGTGAGCGCGCTGGTGGCCGCGCTGGGCGCCGCCGCCCTGGCGCCCGCCGCCGCCGGCACGGGCGCCGGGCTGGCCGCCACCGCCGCGGCCCTGGGCTGCGCCTGGGGCGTGCTGCGCCGCAGCCGCCGGCCGCTGGCCGCCTGGCTCGCGCTGGCCGGCCTGGCCGCCACGCTGCTGCCGGCCCTGTTCCTCTGGACCGGCGAGCCGCCCGGGCCGGCGCTGGCGTGCCTGCTGGTGCTGGGCGGCGGCGCGCAGCTGGTGCTGGCCCGGGCCGCCGCCACCGAAGCCCTGCGCCGCCAGCAGGCCGAACTGCGCGCCATGCTCGACGCCACGGGCGGCGGCCGCTGGGAATGGAACGTGCCCGAGCGCCGCGCCCGCCACCAGGGCCGGTTCTACGACGCCTTCGGCACCCCCGAAGCCGAGGCCAGCGCGGCAGCCGGGGCCGCGCGCGGCCTCCCGCCGGCCACCTCGGCCATGCAGCGCTGGGCCGAGCGGCGCCATCCCGACGACGCCGAGCGCATCGCCGCCCACCTGCAGCGCGCGGTGGAGGGCCATGAAGACAGCTTCACCGCCGAATACCGCATGCGCGACAACCAGGGCCGCTGGCGCTGGGTGATGTCGCGCGGGCAGGTGGCCGAGCGCGACGCCCAGGGCCGCGTGGTGCGGCTGGTGGGCGTGCACCTGGACGCCACCTCCCTGCACGAGGTGCAGGACGCCGCGCGGCTGTCGGCCGAGCAGCATTCCATCGTCTACCAGATGCTGCCCGACGCCGCCGCCATCACGCGCACCGAAGACGGCCGCTACCTGGACGTGAACCCCGCCTTCACCGAACTCTTCGGCGTGGCGCGCGGCGAGGCCGTCGGCCGCACCTCGATGGAGCTGGGCATCTGGGCCTCGTCCCAGGAGCGCGAGCGCATGGTGGCCCTGCTGCGCCAGCACGGCCAGGTGGACAAGATCCGGATGCTGGCGCGCCGCGGCACACGGCCGATCCCGGGGCTCTTTTCGGCGCGCACGGTGCGCATCGGCGCGGAGGACTGCCTGGTCTCGGTCTTCCAGGACATCTCCGAGACCGAACGCGCGCACGACCGCCTGGCCACCGCCCACAACCTGCTGGTGCAGGCCGGCCGCATGGCCCGCCTGGGCGCCTGGGAGCACGTGCGCGACCAGGGGCTGGTGTACTGGTCGGAGGTGTGCTTCGACATGCACGGCGTGCCCCGCGACACGCCTCTGCCGCGGCCCGGCGAGTACATCGAGCACTTCGTGGCGCAGCCCTTCCGCGAATCGCTGCGCGCGCTGTTCCGCCACGGCCACGAGCACGCGGTGGAATGGGACACCGAGGTGCAGATCCTGCGCCGTGACGACGGCCGCGCCGTGTGGGTGCGCGTGCGCGCCGAGCCGGTCATGGACGGCGGCCGGGTCACGGGCATGCGCGGCGTGATGCAGGACATCGACGAATCGCGGCGCGCCGCCGAACGGCTCAACCAGTCGGAGGACCGCTTCACGCGCATCTTCGAGCTGATGCCCTACCCGGTGGTGCTCTCGCGGCGCGACGACGGCGCCTACCTGGCCGTCAACACCGCGTGGGAGGCGCTCATGGGCGTGCCGCGCGCACAGGCGCTGGGCCGCACCGCCGTGGAGCTGGGTTTGCTGTCGTCCGAGGGGCGCTCCGAACTGCTGGCCTCGATGGGCGACCGGACCGTGCACGACGCGCTGGAGATCTCCGTGCAGACGCGCAGCGGCGGCACCCGCACGCTGCTGCAGTCGGTGCAGGCCACCGAACTCAACGGCGTGCCCGTGTGGCTCTTCTCGGCGCACGACATCACCGAGCGCAAGCGCGACGAAGACCGCATCCGCGAGCGCGAGGCCGTGCTCTCGCTCACGCTCTCGGCCGCCTCGCTCGGCCTCTGGGACTGGGACCTCGCGACCGGCCTCGTCTCGGGCGATGCGCGCTGGCGCGAGCTGCAGGGGCTGCCGCCCGCGCACGGCGGCGCGCCGGCGGGCGTGCACTGGACCAGCGGCATGGCGCCGTCCGACATCGACAACGTCACCGCCGAGCTGGAGCGCCACGTGGCCCAGCCGGCCACGCACTTCGACGCCACCTGGCACGTGGCCACCGGCCCCCGCGCGCCGGCGGACGCCCCGGCGGGCGCTGGCGCGGCCTCGCCCACGGGCGCGCCCGCGGGCCGCTGGGTGCGCAACCTCGGCAAGATCGTGGCGCACGACGAGCGCGGCCGGCCCGCGCGCATGCTGGGCGTGGCCATCGACGTGACCAGCCAGCGCGTGCAGGAAGACCTGCTGCACCAGCTCGCGCATTTCGATGCGCTCACCGGCCTGCCCAACCGCGTGCAGCTCGCGCGGCGGCTGGAGCAGTCGATGGCGCAGGCCGGCGCGCGCGAGCGGCTGCTGGGCGTGGCCTACCTGGACCTGGACGGCTTCAAGCCCGTGAACGACCGCCTGGGCCACAGCGCGGGCGACCGCCTGCTGGTGATCGTGGCCGGCCGCCTCACCCGCGCGCTGCGCCCCGTGGACTGCGTGGCGCGGCTGGGCGGCGACGAATTCGTCATCCTCCTGCCCGACCTGCGCTCGCGCACCGAGGCCGAGCACCTGCTGGAGCGGCTCATGGAAAGCCTCTCGGCGCCCTACACGCTGGGCACCGAGCGCGTCACCGTCACGGCCAGCGTCGGCTACACCCTCTACCCCGAGGACGGCGCCGACGCCGACACCCTGCTGCGCCACGCCGACCACGCCATGTACGGCGCCAAGCAGGGCGGGCGCAACCGCGTGCAGGCCTTCGACGCCGCGCAGGAGCGCGACCGCGAGGCCCGGCACGCGCAGGCCGAGCAGATGCGCCAGGCCCTGGAGCAGGGCCAGTTCACGCTCTACCTGCAGCCCAAGGTGGACATGCGCGCCGGCACCGTCGTGGGCGCCGAGGCGCTGGCGCGCTGGAATCACCCCGAGCGCGGCGTGCTCTCCCCCGGCGCCTTCCTGCCGCTCATCGAGAGCGCCGAGCTGGAGGCTGCCTTCGGCGAATGGGTGGTGGACGCCGCGCTGGAGCGCATCGCCGCGCTGCGCGGGGCCGGGCTGGAACTGCCCGTGAGCGTGAACATCTCCGCGCGCCACCTGCAGCAGGAGGGCTTCGCAGGCTGGCTGGCCGGCCGCATCGCCCAGCACCCGGGCATGCCACCGCGCCTGCTCGACCTGGAGATCACCGAGAGCGCCGCGCTCTACGACATTGAGCACGTCGCGCCGCAGCTCTGGCAACTGCGCGAACTGGGCGTGACCGTGTCGCTGGACGACTTCGGCACCGGCTATTCGTCGCTCTCGTACCTGCGCCGCCTGCCCATGGACACGCTCAAGCTCGACCAGAGCTTCGTGCACGGCATGATGATCGACCGCGGCGATTTCGCCATCGTGCAGGGCGTGATCGGCCTCGCCCACTCCTTCGACTATTCCATCGTGGCCGAAGGCGTGGAAACGGAAGAACAGGGCCTCACCCTGCTGCGCCTGGGCTGCACGCTGGCCCAGGGCTACTTCATCTCCCGCCCCATGCCGGCGGAATCCTTTCCGGAATGGGCCGCGCAGTGGCAGGCGCCCCGCGCCTGGCGCACCGTGGACGCGGGCTGA
- a CDS encoding DMT family transporter, whose translation MGSGTQAAHGWLGEFVLLSALWGASFLFMRLGASEFGPLTTAGLRVALATVFLWPILLRHGQWPALRRHWRPILLAGVINSAIPFALYAWAVLHITTGLSSILNATVPLFGALVAWIWLGDHIGRLRWVGLALGFAGVALLAWRAPTAIGFRSGHAGWAVAACLLATTCYAVAASYARRYLTGLPPLATATGSQLGAALALAVPALWFWPAQPPGLRAWVAVVAIAVLCTGIAYILYFRLIAHAGPSRALAVTFLAPVFAVLYGTVFLGEAVTPWMVGCGLVIVCGTMLSTGLIGPRKR comes from the coding sequence ATGGGCTCCGGCACCCAGGCCGCGCACGGCTGGCTCGGCGAATTCGTGCTGCTGTCCGCGCTCTGGGGCGCATCCTTCCTGTTCATGCGGCTGGGTGCGTCGGAGTTCGGCCCGCTCACCACGGCGGGGCTGCGCGTGGCGCTGGCCACGGTGTTCCTCTGGCCCATCCTGCTGCGGCATGGCCAGTGGCCCGCGCTGCGCCGCCACTGGCGGCCCATCCTGCTGGCGGGGGTCATCAACTCGGCCATCCCGTTCGCGCTCTACGCCTGGGCGGTGCTGCACATCACCACGGGGCTCTCGTCGATCCTGAACGCCACCGTGCCGCTGTTCGGCGCGCTGGTGGCGTGGATCTGGCTGGGCGACCACATCGGCCGGCTGCGCTGGGTGGGGCTGGCGCTGGGCTTCGCGGGCGTGGCGCTGCTGGCGTGGCGCGCGCCCACGGCCATCGGGTTCCGCTCGGGCCACGCGGGCTGGGCGGTGGCGGCCTGCCTGCTGGCCACCACCTGCTATGCGGTGGCGGCGAGCTATGCGCGGCGCTACCTGACGGGCCTGCCGCCGCTCGCCACGGCCACGGGCAGCCAGTTGGGCGCGGCGCTTGCGCTGGCCGTGCCGGCGCTCTGGTTCTGGCCGGCGCAGCCGCCCGGCCTGCGCGCCTGGGTTGCCGTCGTGGCCATCGCCGTGCTGTGCACGGGCATCGCCTACATCCTCTACTTCCGGCTCATCGCGCACGCGGGTCCCAGCCGCGCGCTGGCCGTGACCTTCCTCGCGCCCGTGTTCGCGGTGCTCTACGGCACGGTGTTCCTGGGCGAGGCCGTGACTCCGTGGATGGTGGGCTGCGGGCTGGTCATCGTCTGCGGGACCATGCTGTCCACCGGGCTGATCGGGCCGCGCAAGCGCTGA
- a CDS encoding methylated-DNA--[protein]-cysteine S-methyltransferase codes for MTRPNPLPPLVQTRIATRLGDVRLAASPRGLAGLWFDGQRHQPTDALDGPRAWPEDAAHPVLRAAAAQLLDYLEGRRKGFDLPLDLVGGTPFQQSVWQALAAIPHGAITSYAALARGLGRPLAVRAVGAAVGRNPVSVIVPCHRVLGSGGALTGYAGGLPRKTALLRLEGALPEGLHSLPLWPDADAEPPARTAVPAGVAA; via the coding sequence ATGACCCGTCCGAACCCCCTTCCTCCCCTCGTGCAGACACGCATCGCCACCCGGCTGGGCGACGTGCGCCTGGCCGCCTCGCCCCGGGGCCTGGCCGGCCTGTGGTTCGACGGCCAGCGCCACCAGCCCACCGATGCGCTCGACGGCCCCCGGGCCTGGCCCGAGGATGCGGCCCACCCCGTGCTGCGCGCGGCGGCGGCGCAGTTGCTCGACTACCTGGAGGGGCGGCGCAAGGGCTTCGACCTGCCGCTCGACCTGGTGGGCGGCACGCCCTTCCAGCAGTCGGTCTGGCAGGCGCTGGCGGCCATTCCGCACGGCGCCATCACCAGCTACGCGGCGCTGGCCCGGGGGCTGGGGCGTCCGCTCGCGGTGCGGGCCGTGGGCGCGGCGGTGGGGCGCAATCCGGTGAGCGTGATCGTGCCGTGCCACCGCGTGCTGGGCTCGGGCGGCGCGCTCACGGGCTACGCGGGCGGGCTGCCGCGCAAGACGGCGCTGCTGCGGCTCGAAGGCGCGCTCCCGGAAGGCCTGCACAGCCTGCCGCTCTGGCCGGACGCGGATGCGGAGCCGCCCGCGCGCACCGCCGTGCCCGCCGGGGTGGCCGCATGA
- a CDS encoding DNA-3-methyladenine glycosylase 2 family protein has protein sequence MHTPPAPPARPARAAPAPQGAATAGPALDESRYLALAARDARFDGRFFTGVTSTGIYCRPVCAVRTPRRENCRFFALAAQAESAGFRPCLRCRPELAPRMPAWSVQDAQGILVREALRLLDAEGAADGSAPGAGAAAPMQRLADRLGVSDRHLRRVFEAALGISPLQYLQTRRLLNAKQLLTDTALPVTQVALVSGFGSVRRFNAAFAQHYGLNPTALRRSGGQAAAGAPAAAGTVRLAYRPPLDVPALLGFFAQRQIHGMEAVDLAARGGPELRRTVRVRAADGSEHAGWICARFDGAAAARPQVLLQVSSSLLPLLPCVIARVRGLFDLDADPAAINAVLHADFPHGDGLRVPGAWDGFELAVRAVLGQQITVAAARTLAQRLVERWGEAVETPWPALSRLFPAPAVLAAAEGDALGQLGIVRQRQAAIVALARAVAEGRLALHAAADVEATTSALRALPGIGDWTAQYIAMRALRWPDAFPAGDVALHKALGVQGAPRPARAAEEASQAWRPWRSYAVVRAWAGGAGGPSPSPSPQELSN, from the coding sequence ATGCACACGCCTCCCGCCCCCCCTGCCAGGCCCGCCCGGGCTGCCCCGGCGCCGCAGGGCGCTGCCACGGCCGGCCCGGCGCTGGACGAATCGCGCTACCTGGCGCTCGCCGCGCGGGACGCGCGCTTCGACGGGCGCTTCTTCACGGGGGTCACCTCCACCGGCATCTATTGCCGCCCGGTCTGCGCCGTGCGCACGCCGCGCCGCGAGAACTGCCGCTTCTTCGCGCTCGCCGCCCAGGCGGAGAGCGCGGGCTTCCGCCCCTGCCTGCGCTGCCGCCCCGAGCTGGCGCCGCGCATGCCCGCCTGGTCGGTGCAGGACGCGCAGGGCATCCTCGTGCGCGAGGCGCTGCGCCTGCTCGACGCCGAGGGCGCCGCGGACGGCAGCGCGCCGGGCGCCGGGGCCGCCGCGCCCATGCAGCGGCTGGCGGACCGCCTGGGCGTGAGCGACCGGCACCTGCGCCGGGTCTTCGAGGCGGCGCTGGGCATCTCGCCGCTGCAGTACCTGCAGACGCGCCGGCTGCTGAATGCCAAGCAGCTGCTCACCGATACCGCCCTGCCGGTCACGCAGGTCGCGCTGGTCAGCGGCTTCGGCAGCGTGCGGCGCTTCAATGCGGCCTTCGCCCAGCACTATGGCCTCAACCCCACGGCGCTGCGCCGCTCGGGGGGTCAGGCCGCTGCCGGCGCACCCGCGGCGGCGGGCACGGTGCGGCTGGCCTACCGGCCGCCGCTCGACGTGCCGGCGCTGCTGGGGTTCTTCGCGCAGCGGCAGATCCACGGCATGGAGGCGGTGGACCTTGCCGCCCGGGGCGGGCCCGAGCTGCGCCGCACCGTCCGCGTGCGCGCCGCCGACGGCAGCGAGCACGCGGGCTGGATCTGCGCGCGCTTCGACGGCGCGGCGGCGGCCCGGCCGCAGGTGCTGCTGCAGGTCTCCAGCAGCCTGCTGCCGCTGCTGCCCTGCGTGATCGCCCGGGTGCGGGGCCTGTTCGACCTGGACGCCGACCCCGCGGCCATCAACGCCGTGCTGCATGCCGACTTCCCGCACGGCGACGGGCTGCGCGTGCCCGGGGCGTGGGACGGCTTCGAGCTGGCGGTGCGCGCGGTGCTGGGCCAGCAGATCACCGTGGCCGCCGCGCGCACCCTGGCGCAGCGGCTGGTGGAGCGCTGGGGCGAGGCCGTCGAGACCCCCTGGCCGGCGCTTTCCCGGCTCTTTCCCGCGCCGGCCGTGCTGGCCGCGGCCGAAGGCGACGCCCTGGGCCAGCTGGGCATCGTGCGGCAGCGGCAGGCCGCCATCGTCGCGCTGGCCCGCGCCGTGGCCGAGGGCCGGCTGGCCCTGCATGCCGCGGCCGATGTGGAGGCCACCACCAGCGCCCTGCGCGCGCTGCCCGGCATCGGCGACTGGACGGCCCAGTACATCGCGATGCGCGCGCTGCGCTGGCCCGATGCCTTCCCGGCCGGCGACGTGGCGCTGCACAAGGCGCTGGGCGTGCAGGGCGCGCCCCGCCCCGCCCGCGCGGCCGAGGAAGCCTCGCAGGCATGGCGGCCCTGGCGCAGCTACGCGGTGGTGCGCGCCTGGGCCGGCGGAGCCGGCGGGCCATCGCCATCGCCATCGCCTCAAGAACTATCAAATTGA